DNA sequence from the Pungitius pungitius chromosome 3, fPunPun2.1, whole genome shotgun sequence genome:
acggtattgctttttcaagtaaacacattaattcgtTGACCCCGAAAAGGACTGCCGGCTACCCGATCAGCTGTTTACCTCttgctggccaacttgctcgtAACtggcgagttagcttgttagcgtgttgCGGCTGcaagtgttgccaccagaggctcgacagactttttcttctgagtttgtatctctatgtggaaatgcacttattgtaagtcgctttggataacagcgtcagctaaatgacatgtaatgtaaatgaacatcatgaagCATAATTCACTAAACCCATTATATTAGTAACATTTtgatgcttttaaaaagaatgtTCCATTGCCTATAATTATAACGTTGTCACCCTTCCTACAGCCGGGCACCAAAGTGTTCAACTGTATTTCCTACTCCCCTCTGTGTCGCCGGCTGGTCTCCGGCAGCACCGACCGACACATCAGACTGTGGGACCCTCGTACCAAAGGTACCGCTGTGCTCCGATCATAGAGGCCTCACTCCATCATGAGCGATTTCCGGTGTCTCTCCTCGCTGTCCTTCCCCTCCGTTATAAATGTCTCCCCCCGCCCTCCAGATGGTTCGCTGGTGCTGCTGTCCCTGACGTCCCATACCGGCTGGGTCACCGCCGTGAAGTGGGCGCCGTCGCACGAGTACCAGCTGGTCTCCGGTTCCCTTGACAACCTGGTCAAACTGTGGGACACCAGAAGGTCTGAAGCACAGCAATACTTTACTTGATTTGTATTCTGCAAAGAACGGATGTCCCATTTTCTAGCTAAAGAAACCAGAATACAACCAAGTATTGAATGAAAGATGCATCATCATGAACATGGCTGTTCATTTTAGTTTAATAAAAAGCAGGTGTTTGGGAGATACAGATTTCTATGCAAGGCgcatttgcacacacatttgtccAACTTAACTTGGATAATAATAGTGCTAGTTTAGCCTGAACAAGATCAATTAATGTGTCCGTATAAGGTATTTTAGGACGTGCGGACGTGTGATATCCGGTGAATTCCTCACTGTCTGAACAGGCTTCCTGTCTTTGTATGAACTGCATTTTATTCGGACAAAGTCTCCCTCGGCTTCAACTGTAGGTTGGTATGTGTTTCTCCTTTCTGAGCGGGTGAAGTTTACACGTTTCTTCTCTGTCTCCCAGCTGTAAGGCTCCTCTGTATGACCTGGCAGCCCACGAGGACAAAGTGTTCTGTGTGGACTGGACAGAAAGCGGGGTAAGTTACTAACAAAGACAATCCCAAAAGCCAAGAATATTCAGCAACCGAAAACACTGAAATCAATGTGTAACTTTCTTTCCTTTATTATTTCAGCTGATGTTGAGTGGAGGTGCAGATAACAAACTGTACACCTACAGATGCTCGGCCTGTCCGACAGATGCCGGGGCATAGGTTGGACGACAAGGACATAATGATGGACATTATCAGTGTTGTGACAGGCGACAAATGCAGGCAGCGACTTGGGATTTTGTATGATGGCAAATGTTCCACGCTTTCTGAGCTCTTTTCGTTTTTAGCCCCTCTCaaattttacatatattttcttATGGACTGTCTTTGTCATCCTGTTACCCAAGAAAAACTATAAATTAATTTTGTCTCTTCTATTGacctttcattcattattgCAAGATACTTgattagttccatttttagatgATGGCAATAGTGAACTACCCTTATAGAACGCCAAAAACTCTACAGAAAAATGTCCAGAAAAGGTTCAAACTTTATTAAagaattgtattattgttattggtTGTTTCTTTAATTCCCGATTTACCCGATGACCGTGAATGGTGATAATGGAAGTGTATCCTAGTTAAATATACAATTGTATTGTCATGGGATatcattgtttgtgtgtctgatatATTTCACGATTTAGAATGATGTGTTTTTGGTTAGCCAAAAAAATGCTTTtgggaaaatacatttatcCTCCGACTGGTTTGATCAAAAAGAATGTAAATTGAAGATGTGtcgtgagtttttttttatatgttcaCCACAATATGAGGAGTCCCTAGTCGGAATTTCATTGCAAAACCGTTGAATGTGGATAGTACTTCTTTCATTGATTTCACCCGCATGCAAACACATCACAGGCCTCTGCTTATCTTCCACGTGTTCTTCTGGTGTGAAAACAGCAAATCATTAAACTTACGGTACGAGGTATTGCAACCTGTTGTAGTCCATTTTCTTAGCCGACTGTCGCTCCCAAACGAGTCCACTTTCTAATAGACGATCTTTGGTGCGACCTGCCCAGCAGCGACCCCTTGTGTCCAAACGGCGCCAAAGGTACTTTGCATATCCTGTTTCTCTGACTCAGACTATAACGGCTATCGCCGGAGTAGGCTAGCAGAGCGGCGCCGCACGGATGCTCGAACCGCCGGACAAGACTGAAAGCAAGGTAAAGCCGTCCTGCCAAACTTTAGCTTGCCTCGGACAAACGGAAAAGTGGACTTGTTCATTCGCCGCGTCGATAAGTTAAATGTTGCCACGGCATCGCTGGTCCTGCTACGTCGCTCGCTACGAGCTAGCCTGCTGCTAGCACGAAAGCTCCTCCTTGCacatattctttatttttaatctcCACGTTTGCGTTTATTGTGTCTTTCTTTTAAACCACGTCAAGTTAGCTTTCCACCGCAACGGTAAATTTCAGGATGTCATTGCTGCTTTTTTTGCCTTTGCCTTTGCTGTAACCGAACACCTGCTCCACAGCGAGCCTCCTCTCGATGGTCCCGACTCTCCTCAAGTCGCAGGTGTCCGATCTCTCCGCTCTGAGGTCCATATTAGATTAGCTTTAGCTCCGATGCGTTTTATCCAGCCACAGATCACCCTACAGATAACCGCTTATAATTCAGTCGGGATGGAACAGCTGTTTGCTCTGTGTCCGCTGTGTGTGTCCCAGCGGCGTTAAAGAGTGGGttatttcattaaatgtttCATACATCTCTATTAGACTTCTAGTCTGTTGTATACAAGATGCTATCTAACAACATCTGCGGTCTGGAGCCAAGATTTGTCTTTCTGTGAGGAGACCCCCAACAAGGAAACCAAATCAAACtgcatattattatttattattttaaacattaaaaactgcTGATGTTatgctgtatttattttcagaacCCCAAAAAAAGGCTGATCGCCAATGATGGACGGGTACGTGTCCAAGTTACATCCGTGTTCACTTTACCAAATACCATTCTCACATTGGTCTGTTGTCATGAgcacagctgactgactgatggTCTGGCCTCCAGGTTTGCAGGGGACATGCTGAGCGGTGGCCGGGCCCTGCTCGGCGAGGACAGCTCTGTCATGGCCCGCATGCAGAAGAAGTTCTGGAAGACCAAGCAGGTCCTCATCAAAGCCACGGGCAAGAAGGAGGACGAGTACGTGGTGGCGTCTGACGCCGACCTGGACTCCAAGCTCGAGGTAAAACATGACGGATCCACCACCGCACGAATGACCTATTGTAATCCTGTGGACCGGTCGAGAGTAGGCATTAATGTCCAGGTGGATTATTGGACGTGATCCACCTAAAATATAGATTTAATAAAGTTTATCAGCCAGCAAAAGTGGGGGGAAAACGATATAGGATAGAATATAATAATTCACTGTCTTTGGAGCGTCTTTGTTTGCAGAGATGGTTTTCTCCTGCCGTCTTGTTCCTCCTCGTTGCGCTAATTCATTCCAGGCCCAGCAAACGAGAGCGGACAGTGTTGGGTTGGTATCAATCTGGCTGTGACTGGCTGCGTGGTCCCGTGAGGCGGTGTTTCATCGGGGAGAATGCAGGGCTTTTGTTCGCTCTGAATGCAAGATCAGTCTTTGTCTGTCTTCCTGCTCTCATTGTCCTTCCCTAGTGAGATGGAGACAATGTCTGAGAGGTGTCAGGAGACCCACTTTGTGCATTTACATAGTAGATCTAGAGCAGTTTCTTTTTAGTCGACCCGTCCTTTTTGCTTTCCTCCAAATCCTCTGAGAATTTAATCTTCATTCATAttccaaccttttttttaaatgaaattccCTCAAAGCAGGTTACATTTGTCTGAATCTCTTGAATTGTGACCTGCAAATCCAATTCTGTCTGACTATGCTATACATTTCTGCATCATTTTGAAAGCAACTCGTACCTCTTGTGTATCGATCATGCGTGGCTTTTTGTGTGTCGGCTGTGTCCGAATTTCCTTAATTctaagaaggggaaaaaaaaaaaaaaaaaaaaaaaacagaacctgGGTGCAGAGACggttttatttttccctctGCTGTGACTCACTTGCGTTAGATAAACACCATCCTGATGAATGTATTGGGCCGGGAATAAACACTCAAAGATGTGTGCTGTGAGGGAGCAGCGACCCGTGCACGGCCACAGATTTGACTGCTCACTGTTTATTCTGGAGTTATTCAGTAACTACACAAGTCACGTCCTCCCTCACAGTCTCCGGTGCGCTCTactctttatttgtttgaatgcaCTGAAATGGAACAAAATCCCAAATAACATCATCACACATCTGGCTTAGCTACCATTTAATAGTCATTTCGACCGGTCACAGTAGGGAAACCAGCTGCTTAGTGAACATCTGGTTTCTAGTCCGGTGTCCCTTTTAAGCTAAGGGGGGCCCAGTAGGTGAAGCAGCTAAATGGAATCCAGCCATCGCGGTGTATGTCACTGACACGCCGCCCTATTGAGACTTCGGAGTGTGGCTGTTAATGGTCCCCACTGGGTTGCTATAACAATCACTCATCAGCCTCTTTGTGTCCGCAGTTCTTCCGCTCAGTTCAGTTGACGTGCACAGAGCTGCTGAAGGTGATCGAGAAGTACCAGCACAGGATCACACGTGAGTGAAGTGGTGTCAGATCAATCAAAACATTCAACTTAGGGGCTCAGAGGGTACAGTTtgatgtatttctgttttttattatttgttgggttttttttgggtgCCACATGTGTGATCTAGGTTAATATATTTAAACAGGAAATGTTTTGGTGAAAATGTTAAAGCTTAATGTCAAGGTTAAATCAGAAAGGCTTTTGGGTTATTTTAAATCACATCGAAGTCATACTGGGAAGCTATTTAAAATATCCATAcagtatattttatttaataaaaactaatACCAGGAGATTTACCTGtccaataaaatgcaaaaaacttAATTTTAAAGCTGCACAACTCTCAATATTCAGTTTCACTGTGGAATGCTTAGTGAAGAAGCTGAAGACACTCTCCCTTCTGTTTCAAAGCACGGTGTACAAACTGTCCATAAGTTGCCTTTGTCTTCCACTGCTCTTAGTGATCTTCACACAAAGATAGGAGTATGTCACCGACACAGTTATGGTATGAGGAAGTCAAATATAGACTCAAATATAGACCCACTATTCTAAAAAGGTACTTCCCGTGATTGAGGTCTTTGctttgttataaaaaaaaaataaagggtgCCTCTGACTTCATAGAAACCTTCCGATCCAGATGTAGAACAGTGGTAAAGTTTCTCTTGTAGGCCTCCTGAGAACTTACTCTGAGCCGTGTCCACAGGCCTGTCTCAGGAGGAGAACGAGTTTGGCCTGTTCCTGCGCTTCCAGGCCGAACACGACCGCACAAAGGCGGGCAACATGATGGACGCCACCAGCGTGGCCCTGTGCACCTCCGCCAAGCAGAGGTGAGCGTCGCCAACGCCACGAGGCCATTGGAAACCTCCTCGAAGTTCATTCTTCTAACTGCCAATTGTGGTGCTGGATTCcagaaatgattttctttttccccatCTCCTTTAGGATGGCGCTCCGCCCGCCTCTGCACCGCCTGCACCAGGAAGTGGAGACATTCCGGCGGCGCGCCATCGCCGACACGCTGCTCACAGTGGGCCGTATGGAGAAGGCGCGCACAGAGTACCGGGGGGCACTGCTCTGGATGAAGGACGTCTCCCAGGAGCTGGACCCGGACACCTACAAGCAGCTGGAGAAGTTCCGCAAGGTGGGTGGACGCTTGCTTTTTCTTGCCTGATACTCCCTGCGACGACGTCAAGCATGCACTCCCCCCCTCTCATCTTCCCGTCTTGTCCGTCTCCAGGTCCAGTCGCAGGTCCGCGGGACGAAGGGCCAGTTTGAGAAGCTGAAGAACGACGTGTGTCAGAAGGTGGACATGCTGGGTGCGAGCCGCTGCAACATGCTCTCCCACTCCCTCTGCACCTACCAGGTGCTCCATCCGTCCAACCCCTTCCTTTACTTTATCGTCATACAGCTGGGGCTCAGCTGCCATTTAATAGGTCAGTTGTTCCTTTGCTCAACAACGCGTCTTTATCTGCAGACCACTCTGCTGCACTTCTGGGAGAAGACGGCCCACGCCATGTCGGGGATCCGAGAGGCCTTCCAAGGACACGTCCCGTACCAGTTCACCACACTCAAGGTACTTTGGGTTTCTCCCCGGGGAgggggcggcggaggcggcgtcTTTACGTCACGCTTATCCTTTTACCCGCTCGCACAGGACCTGCGGGACCCGCTGGAGGAACTGACGGAGGCGCAGAAAAAattggagaagaaggagaagaaggctgTCCAGAGCCACACAGACAGGTGAGGATGcgttaagcacacacacacacacacacgctgagagTAGAAAGCCAGTACTAACGCATCCTCAGGTTTTCTTTTTAGCATCCTTTCCTGCCTCGTCATcactaacgcacacacagacgcacactgtTGCCAAGcattttttcttccccctcgcTGTTTGCTCTTACCTTTTTTGCACACATTTTTCTCCGCTATGTCTTTATCAAACACAATGTCATGCCAATTTTCACTCACAGGTAAGCGTGGCAGCTTTATCTTTAGTTCTGTTTCTGTACATATGCTGATCGCTAGTGAGAGCTTTGGATCTGTGAACCTGCAGTGAGACTGCGGCTCCAAATCGAATGGAGGCTCCTGTACAGCTAAAAATAGCAAAGCCACGTTctttctcatgttttttttttttctccctccgtcCTTCCTCAGTCTGGTGTCCTTGGATGACAACAAGCCTCCAGGAAGTGCCTCTATTGCAGGTATGTGCTGCCCCCTGTAGTGTGAGTGGACAGTGGATGaactattatttattatataaattGCTCTTAATAGTTTGAAACATGCAGTACTATAAATATACGTAAAGAATAATGCTAATTCTGAGCTGGATGAGGCATACAATTTAGACAAAGAATAAAGATGTGCAAAACctaatttaactttaaatcaCACCGCAACCGCACACGTGCACCAGTGTAGTCACCAATTCATAAAAGAACCAAAAttcatcaatgttttttttgtgaccaAGAAGTATGTGCTCATCATCTCATCACAAATCAAAGTTGTAAAAATGATTGGAAACTCAAGACAGTCGTGATATACATATTCGTaacaagtgtatgtaaacttttgaccaaaTTACGGTGACTGGGTTTAAATCGCCAGTGTGTCCATGGCACCAAATCCAATGATAGATTAGTAGTATTATTTTATGAGGTGATCCACTGTGGGAGTCATATAAATGCAACGAAAGTATGAAAGTAATACTGTAATGAAAGCAGCTGCTTTTTTTACGGTTTACGCAAAGAACGAGCTGCACTTAAACTCCCATCCACAATAAACGTAAATAAATGGGTTGCACATTCCTGCCTTCATCTGAACGTTCTTAACAAAGAGGAATTGCAGAGTTTAACCCGAGCCTGATGTTTATTTTGCTggtgagaggctgcaggtagtgtcggattttaaatatttaggcATTATTATTGATTCTAagctctctttttaaaaaacaggtaAAACATGGTTTTGAAATTGAATCTTGTGAATTTTAGaaatttaaaacattatttaaccaTGCAGGCtgaaaaattgtattttaatgcTATGATTTTCCCCCATCTGACCTACTGCTTAACCAGCTGGGCACAAGCCAGCAGCACAACATTACAATGTATTCCCATTCTCCATAGACAAGccctaaaaacaccaaaaatagGAGTCACATCACTGCAATATTCTCACCAAACACCATATCCTGAGCTGGGAGAACCTCATTAgattcactgtgtgtttggtttttaaaatgttgccccGCCTCCACTTGGTGGTTTTATTAATCAGAGCAGCAGACTACGTTGTCCGTTTGACCCGACCCTTTGGGCTGGAGATGTGACTGGTTAGGCCTTTACGACCCTTTTGACCTCAGCGCTCCATAACACCGGCGCACCGGCTGTGGACCGTGGTGACCTCAGAGGACTGTCGGACGACGACCTGATGCTCATGGCCAgtgacccgcccccccctcctcggggCGGAGACTCGCAGGAGTTGTGGGGCTTTGGAGGCCTCCAGTCCAGCTCGCCGCCCGCCTCCGGTAAACCGGCCTGCTCATTCTGGCCCGCTCTTGGTCGTGGCACCATTTCACCTTTCCTGGGACTCGTAGTTCTTCTTATTAACTCCGCTTCCTTTTTCACTTTGGATCTGGATCAAATCCAGCGCTCTGAAAGCAACGCTGTGTTTCCTTCACTTGTCACTTCAAAAAAGGGTCTTTTTGCAATGGGGGAGAAAAGGCTCATTTGACccaaaggtccccccccccccctgtcaagAGGCAGACGGAGCTCGTAAGGGCCCCTGCGTTGctcttttgtgtttctgtgtgatgAAATGAAGAAGGGAATTGGAATCCACTGCGACGTATTATCAGCTGGTCTAATggagcccccctccctccctctaggTGGGGATCTGCTTTCAGGTGCGGGTCcgggagagggggaggatggTGAGCGCGGTGACATGGCCTTCCTCGGAGACCTCCTCAGCGCCGGCCCGGGGGGTGGCGACGAGTTCAGCCGAGAGTGGCAGGACGCCTTTGGGCTGTTCGACCCTCCCAGCGTCCCTCCGCCGAGCGAGGGGGTGGCGGCCGTaggggaggcggcggcggcggcggcctgtcCGCCTTCAAACCCTCCCAGCCCGACGGGCTTCCTGCCCTCCCAGCTGCTGGATCACAGTTTGAGCGCCACAGGTGAGCCTCGCCGCCGGAGGGAACGAGCTTGCTGCGGCACACTCCTacaccgctctctctctctttctatctatCCCCTAGGCTGGTCAACCCCGCCTATGTTCCAGGCTCCGCCCCTTCAGCCTCCTCTCGGCCAGAGCCAATTGGCTCAGCCGGTCACAAGTGCGGCAGCTAATGGTTTGTTCTCCCTcagtgtgtttgaaaaaaaaaactgttcctGGAGTATTACACAGCCATATAATCACCACAAACTTTTACTTTCCTCTGATGCCAGCGGCTCCGGGTGGTTCCAAGGACATGTCCGCCTGGTTCGACCTGTTTGCGGACCTGGACCCCCTCTCCAACCCCGACGCCATCGGACGCTCCCCGGATGAGCTCCTCAACgcctaaaggagtgtgtgtgcgtgtgtgtgtgatttctttAACAGGTTCTGGATGTCAGAAACAGAATCAAAGAACACACACGGAGACATTGAtgtgggcgcacacacacacacacacgttaccaGGAGACATGTGTACCTACACACCTGTGTTACACTGGAATGTGTTGCTTTACACTGGAGAGCAACGTGCTGTGGGGTCGTGAACGCTCTGCTGCTCCGTCGGTCAGTGACTGAACTCCACCGACTTTCAGTAATCACAGCAAACGTTTGGGGGTCCAAGTTTATTTACTgcgttcttttctttttttgttcatttttgcgttgttcgggtgtgtgtgtgtgtgtgtgtgtttgttttccgtGTGCACATATCAGAGTGGAATGAAGAtgtaaaaaggaaggaaaaaaagtatttactggcaacttttatttcaacctaatgtatacatatataaataattgTATGAATGGGAAGTTGCAGCAGCGCCTGCCACCACCATGCAGGGGGATGTATGAGGTACTTCTATACAGTCAGTGTATTATTTATGGTTGATGACATCAGCTCAATTGTGTGCTAAATTCAGAGTATATTTTACCACTCTACTTacttttagcttacactgcagATTCTGGTCAACATCAGCCTTGATAGGTTTGTTAATTTGGTTCTTGTGTGAATCTGAAGTACATCAGCATGACACTAACTAACGGAGGGAGGCAGAAATAGAGCCACTGCTCCTGTGAGCTAAAAAAACGTTTCCTCAATGCAGTCTGGTGGCTATGAATAACTACTCTACGGTCACGTCAGAAAGGGTTGTCTGGCTGAGAGATAAAGggggaaaatattttaaatatagcGTGCAACTTGTAATAATTTAGAGCAAACTTAACTGCTGCACTGTCGACAACAAGGCAACACTCTGACTGTGTAGAAGCACCTTACAAACCCACTACAAAAACATCTCCAACTGTTATTTCTGGTGTCCTAATGCTGACCCTTTTTTAAACTGTTAGTGTAAACGTTACCATTGAGTCGATCACCATTGCTCAGCTGGGCCCACTGTAATGATTGAGAAATGGTAAATACTGCAACAGTCTATTCATCTCCCTTTTAGGGgtgatgtctctttttttctggagaCAGATTACGGGGGCACTGGGAAAGTGCGAGTTCTGAATGAAGTCAAGTCCTAAAGCCGAGTGTGGCGAATGTGTGGCggttcaaacatttattttgtagtttcctccCAAAGCAAGTTTTAAAGTAGGACACTTGGATCGTTTTGGGTTGGGTGGGTTAAATAAGTTCTATAAATCTGCATCTAAGCTCCATCAAACTATGTTTTGCTGATTTCTTTACGTAAAGTAACACTACAATAATTAGTAAACTGCTGCTGTGCTGTTGGTTGAAATTAGTTGTATGCGGGGTGGGGAAATCAACACTGGAGAGCTGTTACCATGTCATGAAATGGATTTCCGATTTGCCTGCtacatttgtatgtttgtgGGGAATACTACCAACACTTTATGAACGTCTCCAAAGTGAAGACGGGTCGGGTTACTACAATCAGATGATTGTGTGAAATACACCTGATCTGTTGAGATGAGTACCTTGTGTAGCGAGACCAAATCCTTAGTATCCAGTCATGTGCCTGTGGAAATGTCACACATGGGGGGTAGAAAAGGTGCTTGAGACGTCATGGGAAGGAAAATATAAACTTTTTATACATGTTGCATATTAATATCTGCTTTTTTGGCGGGGAAATCGACCCCTACCACactgtgctttttgttttaaatgtgacacGAGAGAAACTACTGTACTAAACTGTTGCACTCTTGAATACACGCTACAACAGCTACAAAAAGAATGTATTGAGTCAATCACAAATGCTTTATTTAATGCAACTATGCCTTTTTATTTCACTCGAGCGGTTTAACAGATGAAAACTTGGCAGTTCTGTTTCCAATAAACTGGACAAGCAAACATTGTGTTGAGCCTTGTTCCAAAAATGCTGTTTATCCACTTTGTGAAAGTTGAAATAAATCTGCATTTCCACTTGTATAAATTTGTTCTTTTCAACCTTTGTGTATTGTTGTAAAcaacttgaaaaagaaaaataagaaaaatcgGTCCGCAACGCTTGTGAGTGATATTTTCAATGAGCATCTGGACTCTGGTCACTGACTGACATGACGGCCCGCCCCTCTACTTCCTGCTCTGCTACGGTGACGTAGACTTCGCTAGTGCGTGCGGAGAAGctaatacatctttttttgtgtgtgtgtgtgagtttgtaatTCTATTCACTACAACCTGAGATGGATGATGTAATCTACTCTTGGTTAAGATTCTCTGTGGAGACCCAAATCACACTcttgataaataaatacatcattcaCAATAATGAGACATGTAGTTATTCACAGTACTCtgcggagagagaaaaaaaaagcagtggggGGGAGTATATGGAACAGCCGTTGACTCAATTCAGATACATATCTTTGTCCGTCGATAATACAAATGCGGTGTGCCTCCTTATTTACAGATCCAGTACATTCCTATCCCACAGCAGCAGGCACAGTCGAGTAGTAACGACATTTACAGGAGGAAGGGGGCCGGAGAACCCAAACGCCACACCGGGGGGTCACGTGACTCTATGCAGGTCCGCATGTCACCTTCAGTTTGTTCTTTTCTCAAACTACAATGAgaaccagcaaaaaaaaaagaaagaatgtgtGTTTCCATCCTTACggcagaaagaaatgaaaaagtccAGTGATGATTCTGTGTGGGACGTTACACGCAATACAACTGCAGCTTCAGGGTTATGAGATATTCATTGTTGGAGACTTGTGTACCCACGTGGCCTTCACTGTGTTTGGGTCCACTGACCTCTGCGTGCTCAGGCtgttgtgaagaagaaaaagacgaagtagcccccccccccacgtccgaAAATCAATACACAACTCTTTCCGAGCAACacgggaggaaaaaaataaaatcagcatTACGGAAACGCAAGGAGAAGTTTGGGAATAAATAACGTAAAAAGGCTCGCTGCTACCGGTTAGCGCGTCGGAGGCACCGGCTTGTTCCAGCACCAGACGCACGTCTGGCTTCAGGTCACAGGTGGTCTTGGTACAGGGTGTTCGTGCGGACCACCTCGCTTCctcgccccccgcccccgatATATACCAATGGCCGTTGTCCTGGCGACATGGTGTGCGTCGTGCTAGAGAAACACACGTGATCGGAGCGCTACGGCGGCTCAGCGAATCAGAGCGGTCTGAAGTACCAggcacattttttaaagttattttttaaacttctctTAATGTCTGCGACTGTTTCAAGTTTTGCTACGTTGTATTTCTGGCAGCACCATTAAATTAGCTTCCAAACTCATGGTCG
Encoded proteins:
- the ical1 gene encoding islet cell autoantigen 1-like isoform X1, whose translation is MMDGFAGDMLSGGRALLGEDSSVMARMQKKFWKTKQVLIKATGKKEDEYVVASDADLDSKLEFFRSVQLTCTELLKVIEKYQHRITRLSQEENEFGLFLRFQAEHDRTKAGNMMDATSVALCTSAKQRMALRPPLHRLHQEVETFRRRAIADTLLTVGRMEKARTEYRGALLWMKDVSQELDPDTYKQLEKFRKVQSQVRGTKGQFEKLKNDVCQKVDMLGASRCNMLSHSLCTYQTTLLHFWEKTAHAMSGIREAFQGHVPYQFTTLKDLRDPLEELTEAQKKLEKKEKKAVQSHTDSLVSLDDNKPPGSASIAALHNTGAPAVDRGDLRGLSDDDLMLMASDPPPPPRGGDSQELWGFGGLQSSSPPASGGDLLSGAGPGEGEDGERGDMAFLGDLLSAGPGGGDEFSREWQDAFGLFDPPSVPPPSEGVAAVGEAAAAAACPPSNPPSPTGFLPSQLLDHSLSATGWSTPPMFQAPPLQPPLGQSQLAQPVTSAAANAAPGGSKDMSAWFDLFADLDPLSNPDAIGRSPDELLNA
- the ical1 gene encoding islet cell autoantigen 1-like isoform X2, whose protein sequence is MMDGFAGDMLSGGRALLGEDSSVMARMQKKFWKTKQVLIKATGKKEDEYVVASDADLDSKLEFFRSVQLTCTELLKVIEKYQHRITRLSQEENEFGLFLRFQAEHDRTKAGNMMDATSVALCTSAKQRMALRPPLHRLHQEVETFRRRAIADTLLTVGRMEKARTEYRGALLWMKDVSQELDPDTYKQLEKFRKVQSQVRGTKGQFEKLKNDVCQKVDMLGASRCNMLSHSLCTYQTTLLHFWEKTAHAMSGIREAFQGHVPYQFTTLKDLRDPLEELTEAQKKLEKKEKKAVQSHTDSLVSLDDNKPPGSASIAGGDLLSGAGPGEGEDGERGDMAFLGDLLSAGPGGGDEFSREWQDAFGLFDPPSVPPPSEGVAAVGEAAAAAACPPSNPPSPTGFLPSQLLDHSLSATGWSTPPMFQAPPLQPPLGQSQLAQPVTSAAANAAPGGSKDMSAWFDLFADLDPLSNPDAIGRSPDELLNA